In a single window of the Bactrocera dorsalis isolate Fly_Bdor chromosome 2, ASM2337382v1, whole genome shotgun sequence genome:
- the LOC105222484 gene encoding putative SERF-like protein has translation MTRGNQRDLARQKAQKKNQELSKGKRNDNLTVEQRKARDAELMREKQKKKEEEARAAAAGKS, from the exons ATGACAC GTGGAAATCAGAGAGATCTTGCCCGCCAAAAGGCCCAGAAAAAGAATCAAGAACTAAGTAAGGGAAAACGAAATGATAATTTGACGGTGGAACAACGAAAAGCAAG AGATGCTGAGTTGATGCGAGagaaacagaaaaagaaagaagaggaAGCTCGTGCGGCTGCCGCGGGAAAAAGTTAA